The following coding sequences lie in one Candidatus Micrarchaeota archaeon genomic window:
- a CDS encoding TIGR00296 family protein — protein MHVLAAKEGERLVKAARYAIELFIINPNFEKEVVSSTLEEFGRPYGVFVTLEHYPTRSLRGCIGFPRAIAPLGESLVDAAIAAAFEDPRFVSVSKKELDDLLVEVSVLSSPVLITGGERKRLDSVKVGRDGLMVEYGMQSGLLLPIVAVEQGWDRKRFLEETCVKAGMHRNYWSQPKLKLYKFETQLFREEKPGGKVLEVKYDKD, from the coding sequence ATGCATGTGCTTGCAGCGAAGGAGGGCGAGAGGCTCGTCAAGGCCGCGAGATATGCGATAGAGCTGTTCATAATAAATCCCAATTTCGAGAAGGAAGTTGTTTCAAGCACACTTGAGGAGTTCGGCAGGCCTTACGGGGTGTTCGTGACGCTGGAGCACTACCCCACGAGGTCGTTGCGCGGCTGCATAGGTTTCCCGAGGGCGATAGCCCCGTTGGGCGAGTCGCTTGTAGATGCTGCGATAGCGGCAGCGTTCGAGGATCCTAGGTTCGTGTCCGTATCAAAAAAGGAGCTTGACGACCTCCTTGTGGAAGTTAGCGTGCTCTCAAGCCCAGTCCTGATAACTGGTGGCGAGAGGAAGAGGCTGGACAGCGTAAAAGTCGGCAGGGACGGCCTGATGGTGGAATACGGCATGCAGAGCGGCCTGTTGTTGCCCATAGTAGCAGTTGAGCAGGGATGGGACAGGAAGAGATTCCTGGAAGAGACGTGCGTGAAGGCAGGCATGCACAGGAATTACTGGTCGCAGCCAAAACTGAAGCTCTACAAGTTCGAGACGCAATTATTCAGGGAGGAAAAGCCCGGGGGCAAGGTATTAGAGGTTAAGTATGATAAAGATTAA
- a CDS encoding ribonuclease HI family protein — protein MERRLTVYTDGAARGNPGPSASGFMVYEGGKLLHRHSEYNGKSTNNHSEYRAVALALKWCVANLDAEELHVSLYSDNELVVRQLNGRYKMKSESLRPLNEEIRETSRKFGKIEFRNVRRENIYIAAVDRSLNELLDRMED, from the coding sequence ATGGAAAGGAGGCTAACCGTATACACTGATGGCGCCGCGCGCGGCAATCCCGGGCCAAGCGCATCCGGATTCATGGTATATGAAGGGGGGAAGCTGCTTCACAGGCATTCGGAATACAACGGCAAATCGACCAACAACCACTCGGAGTACAGGGCTGTCGCTCTTGCGCTGAAGTGGTGCGTTGCCAACCTCGATGCTGAAGAGCTCCACGTTTCGCTGTATTCGGACAACGAGCTCGTCGTAAGGCAGCTCAATGGAAGGTACAAGATGAAATCCGAGTCGCTACGGCCGCTCAACGAGGAAATAAGGGAAACATCAAGGAAATTCGGGAAAATCGAATTCAGGAACGTGAGGAGGGAGAACATCTACATAGCAGCGGTAGACAGGTCCTTGAACGAGCTGCTTGACAGGATGGAGGACTGA